In Streptomyces violaceusniger Tu 4113, one DNA window encodes the following:
- the moaC gene encoding cyclic pyranopterin monophosphate synthase MoaC, which translates to MSSAQDHLTHLDPSGAARMVDVSAKDVTARTARASGRVRVAPRVVELLRGEGLPKGDALATARIAGIMGAKRTPDLIPLCHPLAVSGVTVDLAVADDAVEITATVKTTDRTGVEMEALTAVSVAALTVIDMVKAVDKGAVITDVRVEEKTGGKSGDWSRT; encoded by the coding sequence ATGAGCAGCGCCCAGGACCATCTCACCCACCTCGACCCGTCGGGCGCCGCCCGCATGGTCGACGTCTCGGCCAAGGACGTCACCGCGCGCACCGCCCGGGCGAGCGGCCGCGTACGCGTCGCGCCGCGCGTCGTGGAACTGCTGCGCGGCGAGGGCCTCCCCAAGGGCGACGCCCTCGCCACCGCCCGGATCGCGGGCATCATGGGCGCCAAGCGGACCCCGGACCTGATCCCGCTGTGTCATCCGCTCGCGGTGTCGGGCGTCACGGTGGATCTCGCGGTCGCCGACGACGCCGTCGAGATCACCGCCACCGTGAAGACCACGGACCGCACGGGCGTGGAGATGGAGGCCCTTACGGCGGTCTCGGTCGCCGCCCTGACGGTGATCGACATGGTCAAGGCCGTCGACAAGGGAGCCGTCATCACCGACGTCCGGGTGGAGGAGAAGACGGGCGGTAAGTCCGGCGACTGGAGCCGGACATGA
- a CDS encoding MogA/MoaB family molybdenum cofactor biosynthesis protein, with protein MSGSAAPHRRALVVTASNRAAAGVYADTGGPLIAEGLAGLGFAVDGPRVVPDGDPVEAALRDAVASSYDVVVTTGGTGLTPTDRTPEATRAVLDYEIPGIAEAIRAEGLAKVPTAALSRGLAGVAGTTLIVNLPGSTGGVRDGLKVLGRLLAHAVDQIHGGDHRRPAGPAAPADSAGPDGSAR; from the coding sequence ATGAGCGGCTCAGCGGCGCCACACCGCCGCGCCCTGGTCGTCACCGCCTCCAACCGCGCCGCCGCCGGGGTCTACGCCGACACCGGGGGCCCGCTGATCGCCGAGGGGCTGGCGGGCCTCGGCTTCGCCGTGGACGGCCCGCGCGTGGTGCCCGATGGCGATCCGGTGGAGGCCGCCCTGCGGGACGCCGTGGCCTCCTCGTACGACGTCGTGGTGACCACCGGAGGCACCGGTCTCACCCCCACCGACCGCACCCCGGAGGCCACCCGCGCCGTCCTGGACTACGAGATCCCCGGCATCGCGGAGGCCATCCGCGCCGAGGGGCTCGCCAAGGTGCCCACCGCCGCGCTCTCCCGGGGGCTCGCCGGGGTCGCCGGCACCACCCTGATCGTCAATCTGCCCGGCTCCACCGGCGGGGTGCGTGACGGCCTTAAGGTGCTCGGCCGCCTCCTGGCCCACGCGGTCGACCAGATCCACGGCGGGGACCACCGCAGACCCGCCGGCCCCGCCGCTCCCGCCGATTCCGCGGGGCCGGACGGGAGCGCGCGCTGA
- a CDS encoding GNAT family N-acetyltransferase — protein sequence MNIQPIRYDHPDALKLDEEVQAEYAVRYGEGDLTPMDAAHFDPPHGLYLMAYDPDGTPVATGGWRSQERSEEGYEDGDAEIKRMFVVRAARGRGLARRILAALEDSAREAGRVRMVLETGTEQPEAIELYTSSGYAPVPKFGLYRFEESSRCYAKLLTAAPVEPAVSPSIGRSVKPSVRP from the coding sequence ATGAATATTCAACCAATCCGCTACGACCACCCCGACGCCCTCAAACTCGACGAGGAAGTGCAGGCGGAGTACGCCGTGCGCTACGGCGAGGGCGATCTCACGCCCATGGACGCGGCCCACTTCGACCCGCCGCACGGCCTCTACCTCATGGCCTACGACCCGGACGGCACCCCGGTCGCGACCGGCGGCTGGCGCAGCCAGGAGCGGAGCGAAGAGGGCTACGAGGACGGGGACGCCGAGATCAAGCGGATGTTCGTGGTCCGCGCGGCGCGCGGGCGCGGGCTGGCCCGGCGGATCCTCGCGGCGCTGGAGGACAGCGCGCGGGAGGCGGGGCGGGTGCGGATGGTCCTGGAGACCGGCACCGAGCAGCCCGAGGCCATAGAGCTGTACACCTCGTCCGGCTACGCACCGGTGCCGAAATTCGGGCTCTACCGCTTCGAGGAGAGCAGCCGCTGCTACGCCAAGCTCCTTACGGCCGCGCCCGTGGAGCCAGCCGTAAGCCCATCCATAGGCCGGTCCGTGAAGCCATCCGTAAGGCCATGA
- a CDS encoding Dps family protein encodes MPASPGDSRRSEGDAAGFTASPQFAQALQQIVVDLVELHLQGKQAHWNLVGHNFRDLHLQLDQIVDDARESADTIAERMRALATVPDGRSDTVAATTTLPAFPAGEVNVSAVVDLVTTRLRTTVDTLRTHHDQIDNEDPSTADLLHAIIDSLEKHAWMVSAENRSV; translated from the coding sequence ATGCCCGCTTCTCCTGGGGATTCCCGACGCTCGGAGGGCGACGCCGCCGGATTCACGGCCTCGCCGCAATTCGCCCAGGCGTTGCAGCAGATCGTGGTGGATCTCGTCGAACTGCACCTCCAGGGAAAGCAGGCCCACTGGAACCTGGTCGGCCACAACTTCCGGGACCTGCACCTGCAACTGGATCAGATCGTCGACGACGCCCGGGAATCGGCCGACACCATCGCCGAGCGCATGCGCGCTCTCGCCACCGTGCCGGACGGCCGCTCCGACACCGTCGCGGCGACCACCACACTCCCCGCGTTCCCCGCGGGCGAGGTGAACGTGAGCGCCGTTGTCGACCTCGTCACCACGCGCCTGCGCACCACCGTCGACACCCTGCGCACCCACCACGACCAGATCGACAACGAGGACCCCTCCACGGCCGACCTCCTGCACGCGATCATCGATTCCCTGGAGAAGCACGCCTGGATGGTCAGCGCCGAGAACCGATCCGTCTGA
- the sepX gene encoding divisome protein SepX/GlpR, with product MSSSGLIYAVIVGAWAAYLVPMWLRRQDELNEARPTERFSTAIRLLSGRAGMERRYAKSRADLERPGDPADDPVERTAEDADAPVAGGAAVSGPGRYAADPEAVTDAVDVRAFADPVTLRAPAPAAAEAPSEAAPAPAAGGASGARGAGGTGGAGGAGGSGAWSALDRGRRARVLARRRRTTVMLFLAFTLGAIVAAVGGLAFLWAPGIPAILLSAYIAYLRAQERRRFAFTMDQRHAEQAAQRLRERRPRAHPPAEGRTADDGPAGPPAPAEAEPAPAPVPSRHAAGRRALVEQTDHAEWVDQERERERGPAAGAGWEPVPVPLPTYVTAPVAPRATGSVDLAAPDAWSSARSSTVDPTSAQSPAPAPDPAATPPRGARDRGRTPLFDQYADEDRPRAANE from the coding sequence GTGAGCAGCAGTGGCCTCATCTACGCAGTCATCGTCGGGGCCTGGGCCGCCTATTTGGTGCCGATGTGGCTTCGTAGGCAGGACGAGCTCAATGAGGCCCGTCCGACGGAACGCTTCAGCACCGCCATCCGGCTGCTGTCCGGACGGGCGGGCATGGAGCGCCGTTACGCCAAGAGCCGTGCGGACCTCGAGCGCCCCGGGGACCCGGCGGACGACCCCGTGGAGCGCACCGCCGAGGACGCGGACGCCCCCGTCGCAGGGGGCGCCGCCGTGTCCGGGCCGGGGCGCTACGCGGCCGACCCGGAAGCGGTGACCGACGCGGTCGACGTCCGGGCCTTCGCCGACCCCGTAACCCTGCGCGCCCCCGCTCCCGCGGCCGCCGAAGCCCCCTCCGAGGCCGCGCCGGCACCGGCGGCCGGGGGAGCGAGCGGTGCACGCGGCGCGGGCGGCACGGGAGGCGCGGGAGGCGCGGGCGGCAGCGGAGCCTGGAGCGCGCTGGACCGTGGACGGCGCGCGCGAGTGCTCGCGCGCCGCCGCCGCACCACCGTGATGCTCTTCCTCGCCTTCACCCTCGGCGCGATCGTCGCCGCCGTCGGTGGCCTCGCCTTCCTGTGGGCCCCGGGCATCCCGGCCATACTCCTCAGCGCCTATATCGCCTACCTCCGCGCCCAGGAGCGCCGCCGCTTCGCGTTCACCATGGACCAGCGCCACGCCGAGCAGGCCGCACAGCGGCTGCGGGAGCGCCGCCCCCGGGCCCATCCGCCCGCCGAGGGCCGGACCGCCGACGACGGCCCCGCGGGCCCTCCCGCCCCCGCCGAGGCCGAGCCCGCCCCCGCACCCGTGCCCTCCCGGCACGCGGCCGGGCGCCGCGCGCTGGTGGAGCAGACCGATCACGCCGAGTGGGTGGACCAGGAGCGCGAGCGCGAGCGGGGCCCGGCCGCCGGGGCGGGCTGGGAGCCGGTGCCCGTCCCGCTGCCCACCTACGTCACCGCCCCCGTCGCCCCGCGCGCCACCGGCAGCGTCGACCTGGCCGCCCCCGACGCCTGGAGCTCCGCCCGCTCCAGCACCGTCGACCCCACCTCCGCCCAGAGCCCCGCCCCGGCCCCGGACCCGGCCGCCACCCCGCCCCGCGGCGCCCGAGACCGCGGCCGCACTCCCCTCTTCGACCAGTACGCCGACGAGGACCGGCCGCGTGCTGCCAACGAGTGA
- a CDS encoding exodeoxyribonuclease III, translating to MLTVTTVNVNGLRAAAKKGFGPWLDATAADVVCLQEVRAEPKELPEAVREPDGWHVVHAPAAAKGRAGVSVYARRELEGVRVGFGSSEFDGSGRYVEVDLPGVTVGSLYLPSGEVGTDRQDEKERFMAEFLPYLKELRERAAAGGREALVAGDWNIAHQEADLKNWKANQKKSGFLPEERAWLTSVFEEAGYVDVVRALHPDVAGPYSWWSYRGRAFDNDAGWRIDYQIATPGLAGRAVKAVVERAPAYDQRWSDHAPVTVAYGSAH from the coding sequence GTGCTCACCGTGACGACCGTGAATGTAAACGGGCTGCGCGCCGCCGCCAAGAAGGGCTTCGGCCCTTGGCTGGACGCTACCGCGGCCGATGTGGTGTGCCTCCAGGAGGTACGCGCCGAACCCAAGGAGCTGCCGGAGGCGGTCCGCGAACCCGACGGCTGGCATGTGGTGCACGCCCCCGCGGCGGCCAAGGGCCGGGCCGGGGTGTCGGTGTACGCCCGGCGCGAGCTGGAGGGCGTACGGGTCGGCTTCGGGTCGTCCGAGTTCGACGGCAGCGGCCGTTATGTGGAGGTCGATCTGCCCGGCGTGACCGTCGGCAGTCTGTATCTCCCCTCGGGTGAGGTCGGCACGGACCGCCAGGACGAGAAGGAGCGCTTCATGGCGGAGTTCCTTCCGTATCTGAAGGAGCTGCGCGAACGGGCGGCGGCCGGCGGGCGCGAGGCGCTGGTGGCCGGCGACTGGAACATCGCCCACCAGGAGGCCGACCTCAAGAACTGGAAGGCCAACCAGAAGAAGTCCGGGTTCCTGCCGGAGGAGCGCGCCTGGCTGACCAGCGTCTTCGAGGAGGCGGGGTACGTGGACGTGGTGCGCGCCCTGCATCCCGACGTCGCCGGTCCGTACTCGTGGTGGTCCTACCGCGGCCGGGCCTTCGACAACGACGCGGGCTGGCGCATCGACTACCAGATCGCGACCCCTGGGCTCGCCGGGCGTGCGGTCAAGGCGGTCGTGGAACGGGCGCCCGCCTACGACCAGCGGTGGAGCGACCACGCCCCGGTGACGGTGGCCTACGGCTCGGCTCACTGA
- a CDS encoding trypsin-like serine peptidase, giving the protein MPLIRRSTVAVAAMTALLVVSASACGPGDDEAASASDSSAAPAGQQAKDGIQLPEGVPTSLDDLKKWKEGGWKDWDKWARKASEFANPMIKNFWQPSRMAKAKDSSTTVSTQSAGQDQAATDPEPPAVPAKQVSRPYHQNMAPVGKVFFDSPEGPMVCSGTVVDDPAHPGKSNLVWTAGHCAHSGKQGGWMRNIVFVPSYNDNGLGAEQTRTAAQNAVSPYGVWWADWSQTSSEWIANGGKTGGVGSAYDFAVLHVKPEGGGGKSLQETVGASVPVWFGAPSADRVSSIGAYGYPQAPPYDGAKMFNCTSRPGRLSFSPTSPTMYRIGCSMTGGTSGGGWFVNNDGKTVLVSNSSIGSYGHTWLAGPHLGAEAKGVFEAVSKKYAAQG; this is encoded by the coding sequence ATGCCACTCATACGCCGTTCCACCGTGGCGGTCGCGGCCATGACCGCGCTGCTGGTGGTCTCCGCTTCCGCCTGCGGGCCCGGTGACGACGAGGCGGCTTCCGCGTCGGACTCCTCGGCCGCGCCCGCCGGGCAGCAGGCCAAGGACGGGATCCAGCTGCCGGAAGGCGTCCCGACGAGTCTGGACGACCTGAAGAAGTGGAAGGAGGGCGGCTGGAAGGACTGGGACAAGTGGGCCCGCAAGGCATCGGAATTCGCCAATCCGATGATCAAGAACTTCTGGCAGCCTTCCCGGATGGCCAAGGCGAAGGACTCGTCGACCACCGTCTCCACGCAGAGCGCCGGCCAGGATCAGGCGGCCACCGACCCCGAGCCGCCCGCCGTGCCGGCCAAGCAGGTCTCGCGGCCGTACCACCAGAACATGGCGCCGGTCGGGAAGGTGTTCTTCGACAGCCCCGAGGGGCCGATGGTGTGCTCCGGCACGGTTGTCGACGACCCGGCGCACCCGGGGAAGTCCAACCTGGTGTGGACCGCGGGCCACTGTGCGCACTCCGGCAAGCAGGGCGGCTGGATGCGCAACATCGTCTTCGTGCCCTCGTACAACGACAACGGGCTGGGGGCCGAGCAGACCCGGACGGCGGCCCAGAACGCGGTCAGCCCCTACGGCGTGTGGTGGGCGGACTGGTCGCAGACCTCGTCCGAGTGGATCGCGAACGGCGGTAAGACCGGCGGGGTGGGGTCGGCGTACGACTTCGCGGTGCTGCATGTGAAGCCCGAGGGCGGCGGTGGCAAGTCGCTGCAGGAGACGGTCGGGGCCTCGGTGCCGGTGTGGTTCGGGGCGCCGTCGGCGGACCGGGTGAGCTCGATCGGCGCGTACGGCTATCCGCAGGCCCCGCCCTACGACGGGGCCAAGATGTTCAACTGCACCAGCAGGCCGGGGCGGCTGTCGTTCTCGCCCACCTCGCCGACGATGTACCGGATCGGCTGCTCGATGACCGGCGGTACCTCGGGCGGCGGCTGGTTCGTCAACAACGACGGCAAGACGGTGCTGGTGTCCAACAGTTCGATCGGCTCTTACGGACACACCTGGCTCGCCGGTCCGCATCTGGGAGCCGAGGCGAAGGGCGTGTTCGAGGCCGTCAGCAAGAAGTACGCCGCTCAGGGCTGA
- a CDS encoding MerR family transcriptional regulator, with protein sequence MPELAEKAGITVRTLRFYRERKLIPPPRRDGRIAWYNDHHLARLRTIAGLLERGHTLGGIAELIAAFESGRRDVGELLGLPGAAPSWPSETPVRLTPEALADYFHGEVTAENLTTSLDLGYLAVDGDEIVHLSRRLLDVSHTLVEQGVPLAAVLAAGREVREHVEAIAETFVTLLRTHAAADALEHGEDVGETVERLRPLATSVVDAELTMAMNRRMRAETDQTPPGGHSGNQ encoded by the coding sequence ATGCCGGAACTGGCCGAGAAGGCCGGGATCACCGTGCGCACCCTGCGCTTCTACCGGGAGCGCAAGCTGATCCCGCCACCGCGCCGCGACGGCCGGATCGCCTGGTACAACGACCACCATCTGGCCCGGCTGCGGACGATCGCGGGGCTGCTGGAGCGCGGCCACACCCTCGGCGGAATCGCCGAGTTGATCGCCGCCTTCGAAAGCGGCCGCCGGGACGTCGGCGAGCTGCTCGGGCTGCCCGGCGCGGCCCCCTCCTGGCCCTCGGAGACCCCGGTCCGGCTCACCCCCGAGGCGCTCGCGGACTACTTCCACGGCGAGGTCACCGCGGAGAACCTCACCACCTCGCTCGACCTCGGCTATCTGGCCGTCGACGGCGACGAGATCGTCCACCTCAGCCGCCGCCTGCTGGACGTCTCACACACCCTGGTCGAACAGGGCGTCCCGCTGGCCGCGGTGCTCGCCGCGGGGCGCGAGGTGCGTGAGCATGTGGAGGCGATCGCCGAGACCTTCGTCACACTGCTGCGCACCCATGCGGCGGCGGACGCCCTGGAGCACGGCGAGGACGTCGGCGAGACCGTGGAACGGCTGCGGCCGCTGGCCACGAGCGTGGTGGACGCCGAGCTGACGATGGCCATGAACCGCCGCATGCGGGCGGAGACGGACCAGACGCCACCCGGCGGCCACTCCGGAAATCAGTGA
- a CDS encoding GNAT family N-acetyltransferase, with the protein MNAPWPVALADGDTVLRPIKLRDQRAWREVNQRNREWLRRWEATIPPPPPGGPVTHRPSYRQMVRHLRAEAHAGRMLPFIIEYQGRLAGQLTVAGITWGSMCSGHVGYWIDQSVAGRGVMPTAVALAVDHCFRAVGLHRVEVCIRPENLPSRRVVEKLGFRQEGLRPRYLHIDGAWRDHLVYALTVEELSEGLLSRWHRTRPGASRK; encoded by the coding sequence CTGAACGCCCCCTGGCCGGTCGCACTGGCGGACGGCGACACCGTCCTCCGCCCCATAAAGCTGCGCGACCAGCGCGCCTGGCGCGAGGTCAACCAGCGCAACCGGGAGTGGCTGCGGCGCTGGGAGGCGACCATCCCGCCGCCCCCGCCGGGCGGCCCCGTCACCCACCGGCCCTCCTACCGGCAGATGGTCCGCCATCTGCGTGCGGAGGCGCATGCCGGGCGGATGCTGCCGTTCATCATCGAGTACCAGGGGCGGCTGGCCGGGCAGTTGACGGTCGCCGGGATCACCTGGGGGTCGATGTGCTCGGGCCATGTCGGCTATTGGATCGACCAGTCGGTGGCCGGGCGCGGAGTGATGCCGACCGCGGTCGCGCTCGCCGTCGACCATTGCTTCCGCGCCGTCGGACTGCACCGCGTCGAGGTGTGCATCCGGCCCGAGAACCTGCCCAGCCGCCGGGTGGTGGAGAAACTCGGATTCCGCCAGGAGGGACTGCGGCCGCGCTATCTCCACATCGACGGCGCATGGCGGGATCACCTGGTCTACGCGCTCACGGTGGAGGAACTGTCCGAGGGACTGCTGAGCCGGTGGCACCGGACTCGACCAGGCGCGTCACGGAAATAA
- the glp gene encoding molybdotransferase-like divisome protein Glp, translating to MSSTAERAADHGPDQDRVWTVAEHLDDILGHVHPLEPIELQLLEAQGCVLVEDVTVPGALPPFDNSSMDGYAVRTADVAAATEDHPAVLTVVGDIAAGSGDLPAVGPGEAARIMTGAPTPPGGQAVVPVEWTDGGLDSGPVTHMPARGSDPHGGSGRVRVFHPVREGQHVRTRGSDADAGELALRAGTLLGAPQIGLLAALGRATVKVRPRPRVVVISTGSELVQPGEEVGPGRIHDSNSFQLTAAAREAGAIAYRVGAVADDAATLRAAVEDQLVRADVVVTSGGVSVGAYDVVKEAMHEVHFRKLAMQPGKPQGFGRVGPEDTPLIALPGNPVSSYVSFELFVRPVIRTMLGGTDIHRTIERAVCPEGVASSPKDRRQFLRGWYEPATIDGPATVSPVGGAGSHLIKAMAHANALIVVPEDVTKVAPGAEVDVVLLA from the coding sequence TTGAGCAGCACCGCAGAACGGGCCGCCGATCACGGCCCGGACCAGGACCGGGTCTGGACGGTGGCCGAGCACCTCGACGACATCCTCGGGCATGTCCACCCGCTGGAGCCCATCGAGCTGCAGTTGCTCGAAGCCCAGGGCTGCGTCCTGGTGGAGGACGTCACCGTCCCCGGCGCGCTTCCGCCGTTCGACAACAGCTCCATGGACGGCTATGCCGTCCGTACGGCTGACGTCGCGGCCGCGACCGAGGACCATCCCGCGGTGCTGACCGTCGTCGGCGACATCGCGGCGGGCAGCGGTGACCTGCCCGCCGTGGGCCCCGGCGAGGCGGCCCGGATCATGACCGGCGCCCCTACCCCGCCCGGCGGCCAGGCCGTCGTCCCCGTCGAGTGGACCGACGGCGGCCTCGACAGCGGGCCGGTCACCCATATGCCCGCGCGCGGCTCGGACCCCCACGGCGGAAGCGGCAGGGTGCGCGTCTTCCACCCGGTGCGGGAGGGCCAGCACGTGCGCACCCGGGGCAGCGACGCGGACGCGGGCGAGCTCGCGCTGCGCGCCGGCACGCTCCTGGGCGCCCCGCAGATCGGGCTGCTGGCCGCGCTCGGCCGCGCCACCGTGAAGGTGCGGCCCCGGCCGCGGGTGGTCGTGATCTCCACCGGCAGCGAGCTGGTCCAGCCCGGTGAGGAGGTGGGCCCCGGCCGGATCCACGACTCCAACAGCTTCCAGCTCACCGCCGCCGCCCGGGAGGCCGGCGCGATCGCCTACCGGGTGGGCGCGGTGGCCGACGACGCCGCGACGCTGCGCGCCGCCGTCGAGGACCAGTTGGTCCGCGCCGACGTCGTCGTCACCAGCGGCGGGGTCAGCGTCGGCGCGTACGACGTGGTCAAGGAGGCGATGCACGAGGTGCACTTCCGCAAGCTGGCCATGCAGCCCGGCAAGCCCCAGGGCTTCGGCCGCGTCGGCCCGGAGGACACGCCGCTGATCGCCCTTCCCGGCAACCCGGTGAGTTCGTACGTCTCCTTCGAGCTCTTCGTGCGCCCCGTCATCCGCACCATGCTCGGCGGCACCGACATCCACCGCACCATCGAGCGGGCGGTCTGCCCCGAGGGCGTCGCCTCCTCGCCCAAGGACAGACGCCAGTTCCTGCGCGGCTGGTACGAGCCGGCCACGATCGACGGCCCGGCCACCGTCAGCCCGGTGGGCGGCGCGGGATCGCACCTGATCAAGGCCATGGCACACGCCAACGCGCTGATCGTCGTCCCCGAGGACGTCACCAAGGTCGCCCCCGGCGCCGAGGTGGACGTCGTCCTGCTGGCCTAG
- a CDS encoding flavin-containing monooxygenase, translating to MAGLTHEHVRVAVIGAGFGGLGAAVRLRRAGITDFVVLERAEAVGGAWRDNTYPGCACDVPSHLYSFSFAPNPDWPRNFSGQPHIRAYLERVADTFGLRPHLRFGAEVRSLRWDSAAVHWEVETVRGSLTADVVVSATGPLADPRIPDIPGLDGFPGAVFHSARWDHTADLRGKRVAMIGTGASAIQIVPAIQREVGRLTLFQRTPPWVLPRMDRRISGLERWLHSRVPATRALRRGVLWGIRELQVGAFTKRPGEMRFVERLAGAHMRRAIKDPARRAALTPDYRIGCKRILLSNDYYPALAQPHVDVVPAGLKEVRGATLVGADGSETEADAIIFGTGFHVTDVPIAQRVTGVRGTTLAEEWKGGMEALRGTSPAGFPNFLTIIGPNTGLGNSSMILVIEAQLAYMADYLRQLDTLGGKVALDARPSAVRAYTDMIQERMRRTVWNTGGCDSWYLDNGRNTTLWPGTTSELRKVTRRVDLAEYTVLRPHTGPVKATVSTAGAGRGSR from the coding sequence ATGGCTGGGCTGACGCATGAGCATGTGCGGGTGGCGGTGATCGGGGCCGGATTCGGCGGTCTGGGAGCGGCGGTGCGGCTGCGCCGCGCGGGCATCACGGACTTCGTGGTCCTGGAGCGGGCGGAGGCGGTCGGCGGGGCCTGGCGGGACAACACCTATCCGGGGTGTGCCTGCGATGTCCCGTCGCATCTGTATTCGTTCTCCTTCGCGCCCAACCCCGACTGGCCCCGGAACTTCTCCGGCCAGCCGCATATCCGCGCGTATCTGGAGCGGGTCGCCGATACCTTCGGGCTGCGGCCGCACCTCCGCTTCGGCGCCGAAGTGCGGTCCCTGCGCTGGGACTCCGCGGCGGTGCACTGGGAGGTGGAGACGGTGCGGGGCTCGCTGACCGCCGATGTCGTGGTCAGCGCCACCGGTCCGCTCGCCGACCCCCGGATCCCGGATATTCCCGGGCTCGACGGCTTCCCCGGCGCCGTCTTCCACTCCGCGCGCTGGGACCACACCGCCGATCTGCGCGGCAAGCGCGTGGCGATGATCGGCACCGGCGCCTCGGCCATACAGATCGTCCCCGCCATCCAGCGCGAGGTCGGCCGGCTCACCCTCTTCCAGCGCACCCCGCCCTGGGTGCTGCCGCGGATGGACCGCCGGATCAGCGGCCTGGAGCGATGGCTGCACTCGAGGGTCCCGGCCACCCGGGCGCTGCGCCGCGGAGTGCTGTGGGGCATCCGGGAGCTGCAGGTGGGTGCCTTCACCAAGCGGCCGGGCGAGATGCGGTTCGTCGAGCGGCTGGCCGGTGCGCATATGCGACGGGCCATCAAGGACCCGGCGCGGCGGGCGGCGCTGACCCCGGACTACCGCATCGGCTGCAAGCGCATCCTGCTCTCCAACGACTACTATCCGGCGCTCGCCCAGCCGCATGTGGACGTGGTTCCGGCCGGGCTGAAGGAGGTGCGCGGCGCCACCCTCGTCGGTGCCGACGGCTCCGAGACCGAGGCCGACGCGATCATCTTCGGCACCGGCTTCCATGTGACCGACGTCCCCATAGCGCAGCGGGTGACCGGGGTGCGCGGGACGACGCTCGCGGAGGAGTGGAAGGGCGGGATGGAGGCGCTGCGCGGCACCAGCCCGGCCGGCTTCCCCAACTTCCTGACCATCATCGGGCCCAACACGGGCCTCGGGAACAGCTCGATGATCCTCGTCATAGAGGCGCAGCTCGCCTATATGGCCGACTATCTGCGCCAGTTGGACACCCTGGGCGGCAAGGTCGCGCTGGACGCCCGGCCGTCCGCGGTGCGCGCCTACACGGACATGATTCAGGAACGGATGCGGCGCACGGTGTGGAACACCGGCGGTTGCGACAGCTGGTACCTCGACAACGGCCGCAACACCACCCTGTGGCCCGGGACGACCAGCGAGCTGCGCAAGGTCACCCGGCGCGTGGACCTCGCCGAGTACACGGTGCTACGGCCGCACACCGGGCCCGTCAAGGCCACGGTGTCCACGGCGGGTGCGGGGAGGGGATCGCGGTGA
- the galU gene encoding UTP--glucose-1-phosphate uridylyltransferase GalU has product MTQSRTRISKAVIPAAGLGTRFLPATKATPKEMLPVVDKPAIQYVVEEAVTAGLSDVLMVTGRNKRPLEDHFDRNYELEEALTRKGDETRLARVQESSDLATMHYVRQGDPRGLGHAVLCAAPHVGDQPFAVLLGDDLIDARDPLLARMVDVQERHGGSVIALMEVDPAQIHLYGCAAVKPTVDDDVVQVTGLVEKPDPADAPSNYAVIGRYVLDPAVFGVLRRTEPGRGGEIQLTDALQALASSPDLGGPVHGVVFKGRRYDTGDRSDYLRAIVRLACEREDLGPEFREWLRSYVTEEM; this is encoded by the coding sequence ATGACTCAATCGCGTACTCGGATCAGCAAGGCTGTCATCCCTGCCGCGGGGCTCGGAACCCGCTTTCTTCCGGCCACCAAGGCCACCCCCAAGGAGATGCTGCCGGTCGTCGACAAGCCGGCGATCCAGTACGTCGTCGAGGAAGCCGTCACCGCCGGACTGTCCGACGTCCTCATGGTCACCGGTCGTAACAAGCGACCCCTGGAAGACCACTTCGACCGCAACTACGAGCTCGAAGAGGCACTGACCCGCAAGGGCGACGAGACCCGACTCGCCCGCGTCCAGGAATCCAGCGACCTTGCGACCATGCATTACGTCCGCCAGGGAGACCCCAGGGGTCTCGGCCACGCCGTGCTCTGTGCCGCCCCGCACGTAGGTGACCAGCCTTTTGCCGTCCTCCTCGGCGACGACCTCATCGATGCCCGCGACCCGCTTCTGGCCCGCATGGTCGACGTCCAGGAGCGGCACGGCGGCAGCGTCATCGCCCTGATGGAGGTGGACCCGGCACAGATCCACCTCTACGGCTGCGCGGCGGTCAAGCCGACCGTGGACGACGACGTCGTCCAGGTCACCGGCCTGGTCGAGAAGCCCGACCCCGCGGACGCGCCCAGCAACTACGCCGTCATCGGCCGCTATGTGCTCGACCCGGCCGTCTTCGGGGTGCTGCGCAGGACCGAGCCGGGCCGCGGTGGCGAGATCCAGCTCACCGACGCCCTGCAGGCGCTAGCCTCCAGTCCGGACCTCGGCGGCCCGGTGCATGGCGTCGTCTTCAAGGGACGCCGCTACGACACAGGCGACCGTAGCGACTATCTGCGTGCCATTGTCAGACTCGCGTGCGAACGTGAAGACCTGGGCCCGGAGTTCCGGGAATGGCTTCGCAGTTACGTCACTGAGGAGATGTAG